A region from the Variovorax paradoxus genome encodes:
- a CDS encoding molybdenum cofactor biosynthesis protein MoaE — MSGARVSIQTADFDLGQEVAALRAGDKRVGAVCSFVGTVRDRNDGSTIASMELEHYPGMTEKAIEAMIDEAHQRFDILGARVIHRVGLLQPLDQIMMVAVVSAHRGQSFEACEFLMDYLKTQAPFWKKEQTPEGARWVDARVSDDAALARWGISAPNA, encoded by the coding sequence ATGAGTGGTGCACGCGTTTCGATCCAGACAGCCGATTTCGACCTGGGGCAGGAGGTCGCCGCGTTGCGTGCCGGCGACAAGCGCGTGGGCGCGGTCTGCAGTTTCGTCGGCACGGTGAGGGATCGCAATGACGGCAGCACCATCGCCTCGATGGAACTCGAGCACTACCCCGGCATGACCGAGAAGGCCATCGAGGCCATGATCGACGAGGCGCACCAGCGCTTCGACATCCTGGGTGCCCGCGTGATCCACCGCGTGGGCCTGCTGCAGCCGCTCGACCAGATCATGATGGTGGCCGTGGTTTCGGCCCACCGCGGCCAGAGTTTCGAGGCCTGCGAGTTCCTGATGGACTACCTGAAGACCCAGGCCCCGTTCTGGAAGAAGGAACAGACGCCCGAAGGCGCCCGCTGGGTGGATGCGCGCGTCAGCGACGACGCCGCATTGGCGCGCTGGGGCATCAGCGCCCCGAACGCTTAA
- the dapA gene encoding 4-hydroxy-tetrahydrodipicolinate synthase — protein sequence MSDGTCQGLGPEWVARASNDGSFPSVDSPEETRVPPSSIPSSSPDFSGLWIPLVTPFQHGAVDHAALSALTRRLAGDGVAGFVVFGSTGEPAALDETEQLAALETVQAAAEGLPIVMGLSGYHLGKTTAWVRRLAERPLAGLLVPAPHYIRPSQAGLLEWFRAIADASTAPVLIYDIPYRTGATLARETLLALAEHPRIRGIKDCGGDMAKTRALIADGRLQVLSGEDHQIFGTVAEGGVGAIAASGHVQTKRFVQLLRLLAENRLEEARAEWQPLQPLIEMLFAEPNPAPLKALLAHGGSMRDELRSPMTRASDALRERLVALDARLSRP from the coding sequence ATGAGCGACGGAACCTGCCAAGGCCTTGGCCCCGAATGGGTTGCGCGCGCATCGAACGACGGTTCCTTTCCATCGGTCGATTCCCCTGAGGAAACCCGCGTGCCGCCATCGTCCATCCCTTCCTCCAGCCCTGATTTCTCGGGCCTCTGGATTCCCCTTGTCACACCGTTTCAGCACGGTGCGGTCGACCATGCCGCACTCTCGGCACTGACCCGCCGTCTCGCCGGCGATGGCGTGGCGGGCTTCGTGGTCTTCGGCTCGACCGGCGAGCCCGCCGCACTCGATGAAACGGAGCAGCTCGCCGCGCTCGAGACGGTGCAGGCCGCCGCCGAAGGGCTGCCGATCGTCATGGGCCTGTCGGGCTACCACCTGGGCAAGACGACGGCCTGGGTGCGCCGGCTCGCCGAACGGCCGCTGGCGGGGCTCCTGGTGCCCGCGCCGCACTACATCCGGCCTTCGCAGGCCGGCTTGCTCGAATGGTTCCGCGCCATTGCCGACGCCAGCACCGCACCGGTGCTGATCTACGACATTCCCTACCGCACCGGCGCGACCCTCGCGCGCGAAACGCTGCTGGCGCTGGCCGAGCACCCGCGCATCCGCGGCATCAAGGACTGCGGCGGCGACATGGCCAAGACGCGCGCCCTGATCGCCGACGGCCGGCTGCAGGTGCTGTCGGGCGAAGACCACCAGATCTTCGGCACGGTGGCCGAAGGCGGCGTGGGCGCCATTGCGGCGAGCGGGCATGTGCAGACGAAGCGCTTCGTGCAGCTGCTGCGCCTCTTGGCCGAAAACCGGCTCGAAGAGGCGCGCGCCGAATGGCAGCCGCTGCAGCCGTTGATCGAGATGCTGTTTGCCGAACCGAACCCGGCGCCGCTGAAGGCGCTGCTGGCGCACGGCGGATCGATGCGCGACGAGCTGCGCTCGCCGATGACCCGCGCGTCCGACGCCTTGCGCGAGCGCCTCGTGGCGCTGGACGCCCGGCTCAGCCGCCCGTAA
- the moaD gene encoding molybdopterin converting factor subunit 1, with protein MKVRIRYFASVREALDTSGETVDTGAATLAALRDELIARGGAYATALARGKAVRMALDQAMSDEAAALREGCEVAFFPPVTGG; from the coding sequence ATGAAGGTCCGGATCCGTTACTTCGCCTCCGTGCGCGAGGCGCTCGACACCAGCGGCGAAACCGTCGACACCGGTGCCGCCACGCTGGCCGCGCTGCGCGACGAACTCATCGCCCGTGGCGGCGCATACGCCACGGCGCTTGCGCGCGGCAAGGCCGTGCGCATGGCGCTCGACCAGGCCATGAGCGACGAGGCGGCCGCGCTGCGCGAGGGCTGCGAGGTCGCCTTCTTTCCCCCGGTTACGGGCGGCTGA
- a CDS encoding molybdopterin molybdotransferase MoeA: protein MADSVTPSRPPLMALDEALASLLAKALPKLPAESVATFDADGRVLAQDIVSALTVPPRDNSSMDGYAVRVADCAAPGALLQVAQRIPAGTVGTPLAAGTAARIFTGAQIPEGADAIVMQEDTQPVPQEGTLGAVRIEIAPAPGQWIRRAGEDVAAGDVVLRQGERLTPAALGLAASVGFDRLQVARRPRVALLSTGDELVMPGEVAPEAMKPGAIYNSNRFFMRALLHRLGCEVNDLGIVPDKREATIEALRGAAEHSDLIITTGGVSVGEEDHIKAAVQALGELQLWSLSMKPGKPFAYGSIPRAGGDAQGRCHVTGLPGNPVSSFLTFLLLVRPFLLTLQGASRVAPEPVQMRADFDWPRADRRREFLRARRNAAGGLDLFANQSSGVLTSMVWGDGVIDNPPGQTLRAGDTVNFIPLASLLA from the coding sequence ATGGCTGATTCCGTGACCCCCTCGCGCCCGCCGCTGATGGCGCTCGACGAAGCCCTTGCGAGCCTGCTCGCGAAGGCGCTTCCGAAGCTGCCTGCCGAGAGCGTTGCCACCTTCGATGCGGACGGCCGCGTGCTCGCGCAGGACATCGTCTCCGCGCTCACCGTGCCGCCCCGCGACAACAGTTCGATGGACGGCTATGCGGTGCGCGTGGCCGACTGCGCCGCGCCGGGTGCCTTGCTGCAGGTGGCGCAGCGCATTCCCGCCGGCACCGTGGGCACGCCGCTCGCGGCCGGCACCGCGGCGCGTATCTTCACCGGCGCGCAGATTCCCGAAGGCGCCGACGCCATCGTCATGCAGGAAGACACCCAGCCGGTGCCGCAGGAAGGCACGCTCGGCGCGGTGCGCATCGAGATCGCTCCCGCGCCCGGCCAATGGATTCGCCGTGCGGGTGAAGACGTGGCTGCCGGCGATGTGGTGCTGCGCCAGGGCGAGCGCCTGACGCCCGCGGCACTCGGCCTCGCCGCCAGCGTGGGTTTCGACCGGCTCCAGGTGGCGCGGCGGCCGCGCGTGGCGCTGCTGTCCACCGGCGACGAACTGGTGATGCCCGGCGAAGTCGCGCCCGAGGCCATGAAGCCGGGCGCCATCTACAACTCCAACCGCTTCTTCATGCGCGCCTTGCTGCACCGGCTCGGCTGCGAGGTGAACGACCTGGGCATCGTGCCCGACAAGCGCGAAGCCACCATCGAGGCGCTGCGCGGTGCCGCGGAGCACAGCGACCTGATCATCACCACCGGCGGCGTGTCGGTGGGCGAGGAAGACCACATCAAGGCCGCGGTGCAGGCGCTTGGCGAACTGCAGCTGTGGTCGCTCTCGATGAAGCCCGGCAAGCCCTTCGCCTACGGTTCGATTCCCAGGGCCGGAGGCGACGCGCAAGGGCGCTGCCACGTCACGGGGCTGCCCGGCAACCCCGTGTCCAGCTTTCTCACCTTCCTGCTGCTGGTGCGCCCGTTCCTGCTGACGCTGCAGGGCGCCAGCCGCGTGGCGCCGGAGCCTGTGCAGATGCGCGCCGACTTCGACTGGCCGCGCGCCGACCGCCGCCGCGAGTTCCTGCGCGCCCGCCGCAATGCCGCGGGCGGGCTCGACCTGTTCGCCAACCAGAGCTCGGGTGTGCTGACGTCGATGGTCTGGGGCGACGGCGTGATCGACAACCCGCCGGGCCAGACCCTCCGGGCCGGCGACACGGTGAATTTCATCCCCTTGGCCTCGCTGCTGGCCTGA
- the mobB gene encoding molybdopterin-guanine dinucleotide biosynthesis protein B: MKVIGFSGYSGSGKTTLVERLIPVLKLHGQRVSVVKHAHHKFDIDHPGKDTYRHREAGAFEVVVASDRRLALIREFEQPAQLSVHDLIAELHDGVDWVLVEGFKHSDLLKIEVWRAPEPGRPARPSQYIEDAFVTAIATDAPASLPVPTSLPLFDLDDIEGIAQWLIDSASRFEYNPEHHG, translated from the coding sequence ATGAAGGTGATCGGCTTTTCCGGGTATTCGGGTTCGGGCAAGACCACGCTGGTCGAGCGCCTGATTCCCGTGCTCAAGCTCCATGGCCAGCGCGTGTCGGTGGTCAAGCATGCGCATCACAAGTTCGACATCGACCATCCGGGCAAGGACACCTATCGCCATCGCGAGGCGGGGGCCTTCGAGGTGGTCGTGGCCTCGGACCGGCGGCTCGCGCTGATCCGCGAATTCGAGCAGCCCGCGCAGCTGTCGGTGCACGACCTGATTGCCGAGCTCCATGACGGTGTCGACTGGGTGCTGGTCGAGGGCTTCAAGCACAGCGACCTTCTCAAGATCGAAGTCTGGCGCGCGCCCGAGCCCGGCAGGCCGGCACGGCCCTCGCAGTACATCGAGGACGCCTTCGTGACCGCCATTGCCACCGATGCGCCCGCGAGCCTGCCGGTGCCCACCAGCCTGCCGCTGTTCGACCTCGACGACATCGAGGGCATCGCCCAGTGGTTGATCGACAGCGCAAGCCGCTTCGAATACAACCCCGAACACCATGGCTGA
- the thrC gene encoding threonine synthase, whose protein sequence is MNYLSTRGHPDRKRFCEILLEGLAPDGGLYLPEHYPQVDTAMLARWRELPYAELAFEILSLYIDDIPPADLKAICAKTYTLEVFGSDEIVPLRELEDGVYLEALSNGPTLAFKDMAMQLLGNLFEYELARRGAELNILGATSGDTGSAAEYAMRGKKGVRVFMTSPDGRMSPFQQAQMFSLQDENIHNIAVAGVFDDCQDIVKAVSNDLGFKRKYRIGTVNSINWARLLAQVVYYFAGYFQATASNDKPVSFTVPSGNFGNVCAGHVARMMGLPIQTLVVATNENDVLDEFFRTGIYRVRAAADTHETSSPSMDISKASNFERFMFDLVGRDADKLRSLFVDDLGNRGRFDLSGSPAFRQAAERFGFKSSRSTHADRLATIRDTDKRFATLVDPHTADGLKAAREHLAPGVPMVVLETALPIKFAATLVEALGHEPARPARFEGIEALPKRVVKLPADAEAVKAYIAQNCD, encoded by the coding sequence GTGAACTACCTGAGCACCCGCGGCCACCCCGACCGCAAGCGTTTCTGCGAAATCCTGCTCGAAGGCCTCGCGCCCGACGGCGGGCTGTACCTGCCCGAGCACTATCCGCAGGTCGACACCGCCATGCTCGCCAGATGGCGCGAGCTGCCGTATGCGGAACTGGCGTTCGAGATCCTCTCGCTCTACATCGACGACATTCCGCCGGCCGACCTGAAGGCCATCTGCGCCAAGACCTACACGCTCGAGGTGTTCGGCTCGGATGAAATCGTGCCGCTGCGCGAACTGGAAGACGGCGTGTACCTGGAGGCACTGTCCAACGGCCCCACGCTGGCCTTCAAGGACATGGCGATGCAGCTTTTGGGCAACCTGTTCGAGTACGAACTGGCCCGCCGCGGCGCCGAGCTCAACATCCTGGGCGCCACCAGCGGCGACACCGGCAGCGCGGCCGAGTACGCCATGCGCGGCAAGAAGGGTGTGCGCGTCTTCATGACCTCGCCCGACGGGCGCATGAGCCCCTTCCAGCAGGCACAGATGTTCAGCCTGCAGGACGAGAACATCCACAACATCGCCGTCGCCGGCGTGTTCGACGACTGCCAGGACATCGTCAAGGCGGTATCGAACGACCTGGGCTTCAAGCGCAAGTACCGCATCGGCACGGTCAACTCGATCAACTGGGCGCGGCTGCTCGCGCAGGTCGTCTACTACTTTGCCGGCTACTTCCAGGCGACGGCCAGCAACGACAAGCCGGTGAGCTTCACCGTGCCCTCGGGCAACTTCGGCAACGTCTGTGCCGGCCATGTGGCGCGCATGATGGGCCTGCCGATCCAGACGCTGGTGGTCGCCACCAACGAGAACGACGTGCTCGACGAGTTCTTCCGCACCGGCATCTACCGCGTGCGCGCGGCGGCCGACACGCATGAAACCTCGAGTCCGTCGATGGACATCAGCAAGGCCAGCAACTTCGAGCGCTTCATGTTCGACCTGGTGGGGCGCGATGCCGACAAGCTGCGCTCGCTGTTCGTGGACGATCTCGGCAACCGAGGCCGTTTCGACCTGAGCGGCAGCCCCGCCTTCAGGCAGGCCGCGGAGCGCTTCGGCTTCAAGAGCAGCCGCAGCACGCACGCGGACCGGCTTGCCACCATCCGCGACACCGACAAGCGCTTTGCCACCTTGGTCGATCCGCACACGGCCGACGGGCTCAAGGCCGCGCGCGAACATCTCGCGCCTGGCGTGCCCATGGTGGTGCTCGAAACCGCGCTGCCGATCAAGTTTGCCGCCACCCTGGTGGAAGCCCTGGGGCACGAGCCCGCACGGCCCGCCAGGTTCGAAGGCATCGAGGCGCTGCCCAAGCGGGTGGTCAAGCTGCCGGCCGATGCCGAGGCCGTGAAGGCCTACATCGCGCAGAACTGTGACTGA
- a CDS encoding homoserine dehydrogenase has protein sequence MKPIQVGLLGAGTVGSGTFKVLLRNQEEIKRRAGRGIEITMVADLDAARAREVAGEGVKVVADAREVIANPDIDIVIELIGGYGIARQLVLEAIAAGKHVVTANKALLAVHGTEIFAAAHAKGVMVAFEAAVAGGIPIIKALREGLTANSIQWLAGIINGTTNFILSEMRDKGLDFATVLKEAQRLGYAEADPTFDIEGIDAGHKVTLMSAIAFGIPVQFDKAHIEGITKLAAQDIKYAEQLGYRIKLLGITKRTAQGIELRVHPSLVPSKRLLANVEGAMNAVVVHGDAVGTTLYYGKGAGSEPTASAVIADLVDITRLHTADAAHRVPHLAFHPDAMSDLKVLPMAEVVTSYYLRLRVADQAGVLAKVTGLLATAGISIDAVLQREADEVGGEGSTQTDLIILTHDAREGTVNDVLAELQALPTVLQPIVRIRKEELS, from the coding sequence ATGAAACCCATCCAAGTAGGCCTGCTCGGCGCAGGCACGGTCGGCAGCGGCACCTTCAAGGTGCTGCTGCGCAATCAGGAAGAAATCAAGCGACGTGCAGGCCGGGGCATCGAGATCACGATGGTGGCCGATCTGGACGCCGCCCGCGCCCGCGAAGTCGCCGGCGAAGGCGTGAAGGTGGTCGCCGACGCGCGCGAAGTCATCGCCAACCCCGACATCGACATCGTCATCGAGCTCATCGGCGGCTACGGCATTGCGAGGCAGCTGGTGCTCGAGGCCATTGCGGCCGGCAAGCACGTGGTCACGGCCAACAAGGCGCTGCTCGCGGTGCACGGCACCGAGATCTTCGCGGCCGCGCATGCCAAGGGCGTGATGGTGGCCTTCGAAGCCGCGGTGGCCGGCGGCATCCCGATCATCAAGGCGCTGCGCGAGGGCCTCACGGCCAACAGCATCCAGTGGCTGGCCGGCATCATCAACGGCACCACCAATTTCATCCTGTCCGAGATGCGCGACAAGGGGCTCGATTTCGCCACTGTGCTCAAGGAAGCGCAGCGCCTGGGCTACGCCGAAGCCGACCCCACCTTCGACATCGAGGGCATCGACGCCGGCCACAAGGTCACGCTGATGAGCGCCATTGCCTTCGGTATTCCGGTGCAGTTCGACAAGGCGCACATCGAAGGCATCACCAAGCTGGCCGCGCAGGACATCAAGTACGCCGAACAGCTCGGCTACCGCATCAAGCTGCTCGGCATCACCAAGCGCACCGCGCAGGGCATCGAGCTGCGCGTGCACCCTTCGCTGGTGCCGTCGAAGCGGCTGCTTGCCAACGTGGAAGGCGCCATGAACGCCGTGGTGGTGCATGGCGATGCCGTCGGCACCACGCTGTACTACGGCAAGGGCGCGGGCAGCGAGCCGACCGCCAGTGCGGTGATCGCCGACCTCGTCGACATCACGCGCCTGCACACGGCCGATGCTGCGCACCGCGTGCCGCACCTGGCCTTCCACCCCGATGCCATGAGCGACCTGAAGGTGCTGCCGATGGCCGAGGTCGTCACCAGCTACTACCTGCGCCTGCGCGTGGCCGACCAGGCCGGCGTGCTCGCCAAGGTCACGGGCTTGCTGGCCACCGCGGGCATCAGCATCGACGCGGTGCTGCAGCGCGAAGCCGACGAAGTGGGCGGCGAGGGCTCCACCCAGACCGACTTGATCATCCTCACGCACGACGCGCGCGAAGGCACCGTGAACGACGTGCTCGCGGAACTGCAGGCCCTGCCCACGGTGCTGCAGCCGATCGTGCGCATCCGCAAGGAAGAGCTGTCCTGA
- a CDS encoding pyridoxal phosphate-dependent aminotransferase → MKQFKKSAKLANVLYDIRGPIMDAAKQMEEEGQKIIRLNIGNLAVFGFDAPEEVQQDMIRNLPGSAGYSDSKGIFAARKAVMHETQKQGIAGVTLEDIYLGNGASELIAMATNALLNDGDEMLLPAPDYPLWTAASSLSGGKPVHYLCDEANGWMPDLDDIRAKITPRTKGIVVINPNNPTGALYSDELLKSIVAMAREHHLVIFADEVYDKVLYDGVRHTAIASLSTDVLTLTFNSLSKSYRSCGYRAGWLVVSGDKARAQDYIEGLNMLSNMRLCANVPGQWAIQTALGGYQSINDLVGDGGRLRRQRDLAYELITAIPGVSCVKPSAALYMFPKLDPKVYPIADDRQFFLELLRETKVMLVQGTGFNWATPDHFRIVFLPHEDDLREAINRIAKFLELYRLRSKTD, encoded by the coding sequence TTGAAGCAGTTCAAGAAATCGGCCAAGCTGGCCAATGTGCTCTACGACATCCGCGGCCCCATCATGGACGCCGCCAAGCAGATGGAGGAAGAGGGCCAGAAGATCATCAGGCTCAATATCGGCAACCTGGCCGTGTTCGGCTTCGATGCGCCGGAAGAAGTCCAGCAGGACATGATCCGCAACCTGCCGGGATCGGCGGGCTATTCGGACAGCAAGGGCATCTTCGCGGCCCGCAAGGCCGTGATGCACGAGACCCAGAAGCAGGGCATTGCAGGTGTCACGCTCGAGGACATCTACCTGGGCAACGGCGCGAGCGAACTGATCGCCATGGCCACCAACGCGCTGCTGAACGACGGCGACGAAATGCTGCTCCCGGCCCCCGACTATCCGCTGTGGACGGCCGCCTCGAGCCTGTCCGGCGGCAAGCCGGTGCACTACCTCTGCGACGAAGCCAACGGCTGGATGCCCGATCTGGACGACATCCGCGCCAAGATCACGCCCCGCACCAAGGGCATCGTGGTCATCAATCCGAACAATCCGACCGGTGCGCTTTATTCCGACGAACTGCTCAAGAGCATCGTCGCCATGGCGCGCGAGCACCACCTGGTGATCTTCGCCGACGAGGTGTACGACAAGGTGCTGTACGACGGCGTCAGGCACACCGCGATCGCGAGCCTGTCGACCGACGTGCTCACGCTCACCTTCAATTCGCTCTCCAAGAGCTACCGCTCGTGCGGCTACCGCGCGGGCTGGCTGGTGGTTTCGGGCGACAAGGCACGGGCGCAGGACTACATCGAGGGCCTGAACATGCTCTCGAACATGCGCCTGTGCGCCAACGTGCCCGGACAGTGGGCGATCCAGACCGCACTCGGCGGCTACCAGAGCATCAACGACCTGGTCGGCGACGGCGGCCGCCTGCGGCGCCAGCGCGACCTGGCCTACGAGCTCATCACGGCCATTCCGGGCGTGAGCTGCGTCAAGCCGAGCGCCGCGCTCTACATGTTCCCAAAGCTCGATCCGAAGGTCTACCCGATCGCCGACGACCGCCAGTTCTTCCTCGAACTGCTGAGGGAAACCAAGGTGATGCTGGTGCAGGGCACGGGCTTCAACTGGGCCACGCCGGACCACTTCCGCATCGTGTTCCTGCCCCACGAGGACGACTTGCGCGAAGCGATCAACCGCATTGCCAAGTTCCTGGAGCTGTACCGTCTGCGCAGCAAGACGGATTGA
- a CDS encoding Mth938-like domain-containing protein, with amino-acid sequence MKLQPDKSDAQTLTAHGPGWVAINNEKVEGSVVVGSRGERFEWNCTRFDQLGPEHFAQLASLGAELVIFGSGSRIRFPQPAWLQPLMAKRTGVETMDTPAACRTYNILAGEGRHVVAALLVEPPEH; translated from the coding sequence ATGAAGCTCCAGCCCGACAAATCCGACGCCCAGACCCTCACCGCGCACGGCCCCGGGTGGGTCGCGATCAACAACGAAAAGGTCGAGGGCAGCGTGGTGGTGGGCTCGCGCGGCGAGCGCTTCGAATGGAACTGCACCCGTTTCGACCAGCTCGGGCCCGAGCATTTCGCCCAACTTGCATCGCTGGGCGCGGAATTGGTCATTTTCGGAAGCGGATCACGCATCCGGTTCCCGCAGCCTGCCTGGCTCCAGCCCCTGATGGCCAAGCGCACCGGGGTGGAAACCATGGACACCCCCGCAGCCTGCCGTACCTACAACATCCTGGCCGGCGAAGGCCGCCACGTGGTGGCCGCCCTCCTCGTGGAACCGCCCGAGCACTGA
- a CDS encoding peroxiredoxin: MAIVVNKPIPEFDANATGGLKVSNTSHLGHVLVMYFYPKDNTPGCTTEAMQFRDRYKDFEKAGATVFGVSRDNMKSHDEFKAKLELPFELIADTEEKMCHMFGVVKNKIMYGKKVKGIERSTFLIGADGILKAEWRGLKVPGHVDDVLKAVKALKKAA; encoded by the coding sequence ATGGCGATCGTTGTCAACAAACCCATTCCTGAATTCGACGCCAACGCCACGGGCGGACTGAAAGTCTCGAATACCTCTCACCTCGGCCACGTGCTGGTCATGTATTTTTACCCGAAAGATAACACTCCGGGTTGCACGACCGAAGCCATGCAGTTTCGCGACCGTTACAAGGACTTCGAAAAGGCCGGCGCCACGGTGTTCGGCGTGTCCCGCGACAACATGAAGTCGCACGACGAGTTCAAGGCCAAGCTCGAACTCCCGTTCGAACTCATCGCGGACACCGAAGAAAAAATGTGCCACATGTTCGGCGTGGTCAAGAACAAGATCATGTACGGCAAGAAGGTCAAGGGCATCGAGCGCAGCACCTTCCTGATCGGCGCGGACGGCATCCTCAAGGCCGAATGGCGCGGCCTCAAGGTCCCGGGCCATGTGGACGACGTGCTCAAGGCCGTCAAGGCGCTCAAGAAGGCCGCCTGA
- a CDS encoding PhoH family protein: MPLPPAPTKRAALLSPDAHDAPARSSHRGSRRSGESHAESASSSGSQPLELFDRHAADAVGGGTEIAPPIRAKSKPAPSRSQREQPAARREPEAPAPAVHAPAPQQQQIAAPQAPARPKRSKSNGPAKLFVLDTNVLLHDPMCLFRFEEHDIFLPMIVLEELDGHKKGTTEVARNGRQTSRTLDALAGTQDADIDKGLKLDTTGHREAGGRLFFQTAPLDYSLPVSLPQGKADNQILGVVQALRDLYANDQPGRPKQEVVLVSKDINMRVKARALGLATDDYQNDKTLEDGDLLYSGSLALPADFWTRQSKTVESWQSGSNTFYRVSGPLVPNLYINQFVYFEAPGEPSMYARVTEIRDKTAVFKTLKDYSSGKNAVWGVNTRNREQNFAMNLLMDPEIDFVSLTGTAGTGKTLMALASGLTQVLDDRRYTEIIMTRATVSVGEDIGFLPGTEEEKMGPWMGALDDNLEFLAKGDGGGAGEWGRAATNELIRSRIKVKSMNFMRGRTFLNKYVIIDEAQNLTPKQMKTLITRAGPGTKIICMGNLAQIDTPYLTEGSSGLTFAVDKFKGWPHGGHITLARGERSRLADFASDVL; this comes from the coding sequence ATGCCATTGCCTCCCGCCCCCACGAAACGCGCCGCACTGCTCTCGCCGGATGCGCACGATGCACCCGCCCGCTCCTCGCACAGGGGATCGCGCCGCTCGGGCGAATCGCACGCTGAATCGGCGTCGTCGAGCGGCTCCCAGCCGCTGGAATTGTTCGACCGCCATGCCGCCGATGCGGTAGGCGGCGGTACCGAGATCGCGCCACCGATCCGCGCGAAGTCGAAACCCGCTCCTTCCCGCAGCCAGCGGGAGCAGCCCGCTGCGCGCCGGGAACCCGAGGCGCCGGCACCCGCCGTCCATGCGCCTGCGCCGCAGCAGCAGCAAATTGCGGCGCCGCAGGCCCCGGCGCGGCCCAAGCGCAGCAAATCCAATGGACCGGCCAAGCTGTTCGTGCTCGACACCAACGTGCTGCTGCACGACCCGATGTGCCTGTTCCGCTTCGAGGAACACGACATCTTCCTGCCGATGATCGTGCTGGAAGAGCTGGACGGCCACAAGAAGGGCACCACCGAGGTCGCGCGCAACGGCCGCCAGACCAGCCGCACGCTCGACGCGCTGGCCGGCACCCAGGACGCCGACATCGACAAGGGCCTGAAGCTCGACACCACCGGCCATCGCGAGGCCGGCGGCCGGCTGTTCTTCCAGACCGCGCCGCTCGACTATTCGCTGCCGGTCAGCCTGCCCCAGGGCAAGGCCGACAACCAGATTCTCGGCGTGGTGCAGGCACTGCGCGACCTCTACGCCAATGACCAGCCCGGCCGTCCCAAGCAGGAAGTGGTGCTGGTGTCGAAAGACATCAACATGCGCGTCAAGGCGCGCGCCCTCGGCTTGGCCACCGACGACTACCAGAACGACAAGACGCTCGAAGACGGCGACCTGCTCTATTCGGGCTCGCTCGCGCTGCCGGCCGATTTCTGGACGCGCCAGAGCAAGACGGTCGAGAGCTGGCAAAGCGGCAGCAACACCTTCTACCGGGTCAGCGGACCGCTGGTGCCCAACCTCTACATCAACCAGTTCGTCTATTTCGAAGCGCCGGGCGAGCCGAGCATGTACGCGCGCGTCACCGAGATCCGCGACAAGACGGCGGTGTTCAAGACCCTCAAGGACTACAGCTCGGGCAAGAACGCGGTCTGGGGCGTGAACACCCGCAACCGCGAGCAGAACTTCGCGATGAACCTGCTCATGGACCCCGAGATCGACTTCGTCTCGCTCACCGGCACCGCCGGCACCGGCAAGACGCTGATGGCGCTCGCCTCGGGCCTCACGCAGGTGCTCGACGACCGGCGCTACACCGAGATCATCATGACCCGCGCCACGGTGAGCGTGGGCGAGGACATCGGTTTCCTGCCCGGCACCGAGGAAGAAAAGATGGGCCCGTGGATGGGCGCGCTCGACGACAACCTCGAATTCCTGGCCAAGGGCGACGGCGGCGGCGCCGGCGAATGGGGCCGCGCGGCCACCAACGAGCTGATCCGAAGCCGCATCAAGGTCAAGAGCATGAACTTCATGCGCGGGCGTACCTTCCTCAACAAGTACGTGATCATCGACGAGGCGCAGAACCTGACGCCCAAGCAGATGAAGACGCTGATCACGCGGGCCGGCCCCGGCACCAAGATCATCTGCATGGGCAACCTCGCGCAGATCGATACGCCGTACCTGACGGAAGGCTCCTCGGGCCTCACTTTCGCCGTCGACAAGTTCAAGGGCTGGCCGCACGGCGGACACATCACGCTGGCGCGCGGCGAACGCTCGCGGCTGGCCGACTTCGCAAGCGACGTGCTCTAA
- a CDS encoding VOC family protein, with the protein MQNAISWFEIPVTDIDRAQAFYQTVLGRTLRREDFGGQTLAVFPCEKPATGGALQAGANASARAGSGIRIYLDCMPSIDAVLARVETAGGQIVAPKSALPPGMGFIAHLRDTEGNDVGLHALA; encoded by the coding sequence ATGCAAAACGCCATCAGCTGGTTCGAAATTCCGGTCACCGACATCGACCGCGCCCAGGCCTTCTACCAAACCGTGCTCGGCCGCACGCTGCGCCGAGAAGACTTCGGCGGCCAGACGCTGGCCGTCTTCCCCTGCGAAAAGCCCGCCACGGGCGGCGCCCTGCAGGCCGGCGCAAACGCCAGCGCACGCGCGGGCAGCGGCATCCGCATCTACCTCGACTGCATGCCGAGCATCGACGCCGTGCTGGCGCGCGTCGAAACGGCAGGCGGCCAGATCGTCGCGCCCAAGTCCGCGCTGCCGCCGGGCATGGGCTTCATCGCCCATCTGCGCGACACCGAAGGCAACGACGTCGGCCTTCACGCCCTCGCCTGA